A region of Corynebacterium glucuronolyticum DSM 44120 DNA encodes the following proteins:
- a CDS encoding ABC transporter ATP-binding protein encodes MLKLTNVNKTHETGARAVVALRDVSLSVSPGEFVAIMGPSGSGKSTLLNLAGLLDRPTSGEVFIDGRETSRLSETERAAIRRRDVGFVFQSYNLIPSLTVLENVALPLSFDGNKSARELASQALVDVGIDNLADTYPGLISGGEAQRVAIARALAGPRRLLLADEPTGALDTATGDQVMELLRSRITGDVAGLLITHEPRFAAWADRTIYLRDGMIHDV; translated from the coding sequence ATGCTTAAGCTCACAAATGTTAATAAGACGCACGAGACTGGGGCGCGGGCGGTGGTCGCGCTGCGCGACGTGTCACTGAGCGTCTCGCCGGGCGAATTCGTGGCGATTATGGGGCCTTCAGGGTCCGGGAAATCGACATTGCTGAACCTTGCGGGACTGCTCGATCGGCCGACGTCAGGGGAGGTTTTTATTGACGGGCGGGAAACCTCGCGTTTGAGTGAGACGGAGCGGGCGGCGATTCGGCGACGGGATGTGGGGTTCGTCTTCCAGAGTTACAACCTGATTCCCAGCCTGACGGTGCTCGAAAACGTGGCGCTGCCTTTGTCTTTCGACGGGAACAAGTCTGCGCGGGAGCTTGCCTCGCAGGCGCTTGTGGACGTGGGGATTGACAACCTCGCCGACACCTACCCGGGGCTTATTTCCGGTGGTGAGGCCCAGCGCGTAGCCATTGCGCGGGCGCTTGCGGGGCCACGACGGCTGCTGCTTGCCGACGAACCGACCGGCGCGCTCGACACCGCCACCGGCGACCAGGTGATGGAGCTCCTGCGGTCGCGAATTACCGGCGACGTGGCGGGGCTCCTCATCACCCACGAACCGCGGTTCGCAGCCTGGGCCGACCGAACCATCTACCTGCGCGATGGGATGATCCACGATGTCTAA